A region from the Sandaracinus amylolyticus genome encodes:
- a CDS encoding ParA family protein codes for MVDTPLSTCSVCERSFQVRFRYQVREEHGTFHYFCSQGCQQASLGYSSVGTTATSAAGAGADASGCKCDVCGKGFTLEYPFQVQVKDGAPTHFCTMECRNAARAGVLRVNRAGAPVASGPRRIAVFNHKGGTGKTTTAVNLAAGLAAAGNKVLLVDADGQGNVGASLGIRGEKTLYHVLVHGVNAMDAAVPVDDRLHVLTSNELLAAAELHLATRPNRDRVMRERLGDRVTGYDVVVLDCAPALSLMNQNALVYADSILVPVSCDYLSLVGVKQVLRTLKHVRELLKHDVALLGVLPTFYDVRNKIARDSVSALQDHFGERCLPPIRVNTKLREAPSAKQTIFEYAPDSHGALDYSVLVEHVRRLRGDTRLLDRHEGHTGEVALAAS; via the coding sequence GTGGTCGACACACCGCTCTCGACGTGCTCCGTGTGCGAGCGCTCGTTCCAGGTCCGCTTCCGCTACCAGGTGCGCGAGGAGCACGGGACCTTCCACTACTTCTGCTCGCAGGGCTGTCAGCAGGCGAGCCTCGGCTACTCGTCCGTGGGTACCACCGCGACGAGCGCCGCTGGCGCAGGCGCCGATGCTTCAGGCTGCAAGTGCGACGTGTGCGGGAAGGGCTTCACGCTCGAGTACCCGTTCCAGGTGCAGGTGAAGGACGGCGCACCGACGCACTTCTGCACGATGGAGTGCCGCAACGCGGCGCGCGCCGGCGTGCTGCGCGTGAACCGCGCGGGCGCGCCCGTCGCGAGCGGACCGCGACGCATCGCGGTGTTCAACCACAAGGGCGGCACCGGCAAGACGACGACGGCGGTGAACCTCGCGGCCGGTCTCGCCGCCGCGGGCAACAAGGTCCTGCTCGTCGACGCCGACGGTCAGGGCAACGTCGGCGCGTCGCTCGGCATCCGCGGCGAGAAGACGCTCTATCACGTGCTCGTCCACGGCGTGAACGCGATGGACGCCGCGGTGCCCGTCGACGATCGCCTGCACGTGTTGACCTCCAACGAGCTGCTCGCGGCCGCCGAGCTCCACCTCGCGACGCGCCCCAATCGTGATCGCGTGATGCGCGAGCGCCTCGGGGATCGCGTCACGGGCTACGACGTCGTCGTGCTCGACTGCGCGCCCGCGCTCTCGCTGATGAACCAGAACGCGCTCGTCTACGCGGACAGCATCCTCGTGCCGGTCTCGTGCGACTACCTCTCGCTCGTCGGCGTGAAGCAGGTGCTGCGCACGCTCAAGCACGTGCGTGAGCTGCTCAAGCACGACGTCGCGCTGCTCGGCGTGCTCCCGACGTTCTACGACGTGCGCAACAAGATCGCGCGCGACTCGGTCTCGGCGCTCCAGGATCACTTCGGCGAGCGCTGCCTGCCGCCGATCCGCGTGAACACCAAGCTGCGCGAGGCGCCGAGCGCCAAGCAGACGATCTTCGAGTACGCGCCCGACAGCCACGGCGCGCTCGACTACTCGGTCCTCGTCGAGCACGTGCGACGCCTCCGCGGCGACACGCGCCTGCTCGACCGCCACGAGGGGCACACCGGCGAGGTCGCCCTGGCCGCCAGCTGA
- the lspA gene encoding signal peptidase II, giving the protein MTQSVRARVIAGALFLVTAALGSGCDLTTKHWAEETLRDVPGQTLSLIAPHVDLTLRFNEGTAFSVVRDLGAARAVLGGLALVVAIALFVMAIRSPESRMRALALGLVAGGAIGNGLDRITRSGVVDFVEIHYPWGGSWPAFNVADVLVAVGAALLILDGWRAARAHQSAGTPGIG; this is encoded by the coding sequence ATGACACAGTCCGTTCGCGCCCGTGTGATCGCCGGTGCGCTCTTCCTCGTCACGGCCGCGCTCGGCAGTGGCTGCGATCTGACGACGAAGCACTGGGCCGAGGAGACGCTCCGCGACGTGCCCGGGCAGACGCTCTCGCTGATCGCGCCGCACGTCGACCTCACGCTGCGCTTCAACGAGGGCACGGCGTTCAGCGTCGTGCGCGATCTCGGCGCGGCGCGCGCGGTGCTCGGCGGGCTCGCGCTGGTCGTGGCGATCGCGCTCTTCGTGATGGCGATCCGCTCGCCCGAGAGCCGCATGCGCGCGCTCGCGCTCGGCCTCGTCGCGGGCGGAGCGATCGGCAACGGGCTCGATCGCATCACGCGCTCGGGCGTCGTCGACTTCGTCGAGATCCACTATCCGTGGGGCGGCAGCTGGCCCGCGTTCAACGTCGCCGACGTGCTCGTCGCGGTCGGCGCCGCGCTGCTGATCCTCGATGGGTGGCGCGCCGCGCGCGCACATCAGTCGGCGGGCACGCCGGGGATCGGATAG
- a CDS encoding OmpA family protein: protein MLLAIALVASLARTARADEPVLLGVEGGVTIPLASPQSERFGPGGTLALALHTPVNEWLIPTFRLRGLLLSDGPPPADTSLRDPGVGAAYALTIGLRLRPEGWFSSDLQRARGAWIEIDAGGVLTGDIVRPGFEVGLGWDFEIDDVRLGPLARFQHVMHFDDPLDDRPAYLLTVGMEWVFFDRRVPPPPPEVPPRGDRDRDGLYDDEDGCPDEPEDDDDFEDEDGCPELDNDRDGFPDASDPCPIEPEDLDGFEDEGCPELDNDRDGFLDPRDACPNEAEVVNGVDDDDGCPDEGLIQMIDDRIVLEETVLFDFQRARVKHSAQPVLAAIVELYRQHPEWMRVRVEGHADTRGDAEYNQELSERRAEHVRDELVELGMPSEIIEVVGYGTQRPRDTRDTEEAHARNRRVEFVVVARSGPPEGETP, encoded by the coding sequence GTGCTCCTCGCGATCGCGCTCGTCGCGTCGCTAGCGCGGACGGCGCGCGCCGACGAGCCCGTGTTGCTCGGCGTCGAGGGCGGCGTGACGATCCCGCTCGCGTCGCCGCAGAGCGAGCGCTTCGGGCCGGGAGGCACGCTCGCTCTCGCGCTGCACACGCCGGTGAACGAGTGGCTGATCCCCACGTTCCGGCTGCGAGGGCTGTTGCTCTCGGACGGTCCGCCGCCGGCGGACACGTCGCTCCGCGATCCCGGCGTCGGCGCTGCCTACGCGCTCACGATCGGCCTGCGGCTGCGCCCCGAAGGATGGTTCTCGTCGGACCTCCAGCGCGCGCGCGGCGCGTGGATCGAGATCGACGCGGGCGGCGTGCTCACCGGCGACATCGTGCGCCCCGGGTTCGAGGTCGGGCTCGGCTGGGACTTCGAGATCGACGACGTGCGCCTCGGCCCGCTCGCGCGCTTCCAGCACGTGATGCACTTCGACGATCCGCTCGACGATCGTCCGGCGTACCTGCTCACCGTCGGCATGGAGTGGGTCTTCTTCGATCGACGCGTGCCGCCTCCGCCGCCCGAGGTCCCGCCGCGCGGTGATCGCGATCGCGACGGTCTCTACGACGACGAGGACGGCTGCCCCGACGAGCCCGAGGACGACGACGACTTCGAGGACGAAGACGGCTGCCCCGAGCTCGACAACGATCGCGACGGCTTCCCCGACGCGAGCGACCCGTGCCCGATCGAGCCCGAGGATCTCGACGGCTTCGAGGACGAGGGCTGTCCCGAGCTCGACAACGATCGCGACGGGTTCCTCGATCCGCGCGACGCGTGCCCCAACGAGGCCGAGGTGGTCAACGGCGTCGACGACGACGACGGCTGCCCCGACGAGGGCCTCATCCAGATGATCGACGATCGCATCGTGCTCGAGGAGACGGTGCTCTTCGACTTCCAGCGCGCGCGCGTGAAGCACTCGGCGCAGCCGGTGCTCGCCGCGATCGTCGAGCTCTACAGGCAGCACCCCGAGTGGATGCGCGTGCGCGTCGAGGGCCACGCCGACACGCGCGGCGACGCCGAGTACAACCAGGAGCTCAGCGAGCGTCGCGCCGAGCACGTGCGCGACGAGCTCGTGGAGCTCGGGATGCCGAGCGAGATCATCGAGGTCGTCGGCTACGGCACGCAGCGACCGCGCGACACCCGCGACACCGAGGAAGCGCACGCGCGCAACCGTCGCGTGGAGTTCGTCGTGGTCGCGCGCAGCGGGCCGCCGGAAGGAGAGACGCCGTGA
- a CDS encoding DNA gyrase/topoisomerase IV subunit B: MASPNVNGKAASVRPPKGGDYTATDLEVLEGLEPVRKRPAMYIGDTAKTGYHHLLWEILDNSVDEAINGHADRIEVVLDADHKGVSVTDNGRGIPLEVHPKFKKTGLEIVLTILHAGGKFEGKNYRVSGGLHGVGASVVNALSENLIAYVRKGGEEFQQTFERGAPTSKLKKNGKTSKRGTQIHFRPDPQIFGKQTFDLEVIKQRLEAKSYLHKGLHVTLKDEKSHERWEFHHPGGIVEYLGKLVAERGQKAIQPAPFTLEREDEPRLELALTWTESPDEKILTFANGIPTGNGGTHEAGTKSALNKAIRAFMAAKKIEPKGVTITAEDIREGVVALVSVYVAEPQFQGQTKDRLNNPEVAGQVEGVVRTALEQWLLHNSSVAENIVARIVLAARAREASRAASQQVSRKTAVSHRLNLPGKLADCSSTDPGTSELFLVEGDSAGGSAKAGRDRKTQAILPLRGKVLNAERANNAAVMGNKELQDIVSALGCGLGKDFDAGKLRYGKIFLLMDADSDGHHIATLLLTFFYRMLPGLIRGGHVYIAQPPLYKITAGKETHWALDDADKERILATLPKNVKPVINRFKGLGEMNPDQLKVTTLDPKKRRALRVIIDEELETDRVLNELMGRDASQRFRFIMERAPKADSEALDV, from the coding sequence GAAGGGCGGCGACTACACCGCGACGGACCTCGAGGTCCTCGAGGGGCTCGAGCCGGTGCGCAAGCGCCCCGCGATGTACATCGGGGACACTGCGAAGACCGGCTATCACCACCTGCTCTGGGAGATCCTCGACAACTCGGTCGACGAGGCGATCAACGGCCACGCCGATCGCATCGAGGTCGTGCTCGACGCGGATCACAAGGGCGTGTCGGTCACGGACAACGGGCGCGGCATCCCGCTCGAGGTGCACCCGAAGTTCAAGAAGACCGGCCTCGAGATCGTCCTCACGATCCTCCACGCGGGCGGCAAGTTCGAAGGCAAGAACTACCGCGTCTCGGGCGGTCTCCACGGCGTCGGCGCGAGCGTCGTGAACGCGCTCTCGGAGAACCTGATCGCCTACGTGCGCAAGGGCGGCGAGGAGTTCCAGCAGACGTTCGAGCGCGGCGCGCCGACGAGCAAGCTCAAGAAGAACGGCAAGACGAGCAAGCGCGGCACGCAGATCCACTTCCGCCCGGACCCGCAGATCTTCGGCAAGCAGACGTTCGACCTCGAGGTGATCAAGCAGCGCCTCGAGGCCAAGAGCTATCTGCACAAGGGCCTGCACGTCACGCTCAAGGACGAGAAGTCCCACGAGCGCTGGGAGTTCCACCACCCGGGCGGCATCGTCGAGTACCTCGGCAAGCTCGTCGCGGAGCGCGGCCAGAAGGCGATCCAGCCCGCGCCGTTCACGCTGGAGCGCGAGGACGAGCCGCGGCTCGAGCTCGCGCTGACGTGGACCGAGTCGCCCGACGAGAAGATCCTGACGTTCGCCAACGGCATCCCGACGGGGAACGGCGGCACGCACGAGGCGGGCACCAAGAGCGCGCTGAACAAGGCGATCCGCGCGTTCATGGCGGCGAAGAAGATCGAGCCGAAGGGCGTGACGATCACCGCCGAGGACATCCGCGAGGGCGTGGTCGCGCTCGTCAGCGTCTACGTCGCGGAGCCGCAGTTCCAGGGGCAGACCAAGGACCGCCTCAACAACCCCGAGGTCGCGGGCCAGGTCGAGGGCGTGGTGCGCACCGCGCTCGAGCAGTGGCTGCTCCACAACTCGTCGGTCGCGGAGAACATCGTCGCACGCATCGTGCTCGCGGCTCGCGCTCGCGAGGCATCGCGCGCGGCGTCGCAGCAGGTCTCGCGCAAGACCGCGGTGAGCCACCGGCTCAACCTGCCGGGCAAGCTCGCGGACTGCTCGAGCACCGACCCGGGCACGAGCGAGCTGTTCCTCGTCGAGGGCGACTCCGCAGGCGGCTCGGCGAAGGCGGGACGCGACCGCAAGACGCAGGCGATCCTCCCGCTGCGCGGCAAGGTGCTCAACGCGGAGCGCGCCAACAACGCGGCCGTGATGGGCAACAAGGAGCTGCAGGACATCGTGTCCGCGCTCGGCTGCGGGCTCGGCAAGGACTTCGACGCGGGGAAGCTCCGCTACGGCAAGATCTTCCTGCTGATGGATGCCGACAGCGACGGGCACCACATCGCGACGCTCTTGCTGACGTTCTTCTACCGGATGCTGCCGGGCCTCATCCGGGGCGGGCACGTCTACATCGCGCAGCCGCCGCTCTACAAGATCACCGCGGGCAAGGAGACGCACTGGGCGCTCGACGACGCGGACAAGGAGCGCATCCTCGCGACGCTGCCGAAGAACGTCAAACCGGTGATCAACCGGTTCAAGGGCCTCGGCGAGATGAACCCGGATCAGCTGAAGGTCACGACGCTCGATCCGAAGAAGCGCCGCGCGCTGCGCGTGATCATCGACGAAGAGCTCGAGACCGATCGCGTGCTGAACGAGCTGATGGGCCGCGACGCGTCGCAGCGCTTCCGCTTCATCATGGAGCGCGCTCCGAAGGCGGACTCGGAAGCGCTCGACGTCTGA
- a CDS encoding SDR family NAD(P)-dependent oxidoreductase translates to MLELEGLHVIVTGGAGALGTAVTRRLVELGARVHVPAFDEAEAQRFALASDPRVSVRVGFDLSDEVQVERFYAHAPSIWASIQLAGSFSGGGIVETTPTTLRRLLSSNAISSYLCCREAVKRMREQDGRGGRLVNVAAKPALVPSANVSAYAAAKGAVAALTQSLAEELRPEGIWVNAVVPSTLDTPVNRAAMPSADFTQWPSVEDVAETIVFLASPRNRTTSGALIPVYGRA, encoded by the coding sequence ATGCTCGAGCTCGAAGGGCTCCACGTGATCGTGACGGGCGGCGCAGGCGCGCTCGGGACCGCAGTGACGCGACGGCTGGTCGAGCTCGGCGCGCGCGTGCACGTGCCTGCGTTCGACGAGGCGGAGGCGCAGCGCTTCGCGCTCGCGTCGGACCCGCGCGTGTCGGTGCGCGTCGGGTTCGATCTCAGCGACGAGGTGCAGGTCGAGCGCTTCTACGCGCACGCGCCGTCGATCTGGGCGTCGATCCAGCTCGCCGGGTCGTTCTCGGGCGGCGGCATCGTCGAGACCACGCCCACGACGCTGCGCCGTCTGCTGAGCTCGAACGCGATCAGCAGCTACCTGTGCTGCCGCGAAGCGGTGAAGCGCATGCGCGAGCAGGACGGACGCGGAGGTCGCCTGGTGAACGTCGCCGCGAAGCCCGCGCTCGTGCCCAGCGCGAACGTGTCGGCGTACGCAGCCGCGAAGGGCGCGGTCGCAGCGCTCACGCAGTCGCTCGCGGAGGAGCTCCGACCCGAGGGCATCTGGGTGAACGCCGTGGTTCCGTCCACGCTGGACACGCCCGTGAACCGCGCCGCGATGCCGAGCGCCGACTTCACGCAGTGGCCGAGCGTCGAGGACGTCGCGGAGACGATCGTGTTCCTCGCGTCGCCGCGCAACCGCACCACGAGCGGGGCGTTGATCCCGGTCTACGGGCGCGCCTAG
- a CDS encoding alpha/beta hydrolase codes for MNDVAACFARFAPVCALLLAACVGDLGGDLPRAEDAATPAPPRDAGAPSDAATIDAFVPDEDASTPTIDAGPPPPTVMDPGTEGDGDFTIGPSYADAPEMRVPDDAPRGRVYRFSMQSEDSEIYPGVTGRYTRDLWIYVPRQYVNGTDAPFMVIQDGGGYVADVTAALDTLIHQGRLPHVVGIFINPGPGDGPGSERGLEYDRVSDHYTRFIETEVLPLIPMRPDIRADYPDLRLTSDPEGRATMGGSSGGACAFTMAWFHPELYRRVLTYSGTFVAQHRDDEHPRGAWEYHEHMIRDEAVKPIRVFLQVGENDLRFGSDGLHDWMDANRRMSDVLEERGYHYRFLWSEDAGHVDRRVVRQTLPETLLWLWRGYPIPGVPAD; via the coding sequence TTGAACGACGTCGCCGCGTGCTTCGCCCGCTTCGCTCCGGTCTGTGCGCTCCTCCTCGCGGCATGCGTCGGTGATCTCGGAGGCGACCTCCCGCGCGCGGAGGACGCCGCGACACCCGCGCCTCCACGCGATGCCGGTGCGCCGAGCGATGCAGCGACGATCGACGCGTTCGTCCCCGACGAAGATGCCTCGACGCCGACGATCGACGCCGGCCCGCCGCCGCCGACCGTGATGGATCCCGGCACCGAGGGCGACGGCGACTTCACGATCGGCCCGAGCTACGCCGACGCGCCCGAGATGCGCGTCCCCGACGACGCGCCGCGCGGCCGCGTGTACCGCTTCTCGATGCAGTCGGAGGACAGCGAGATCTATCCCGGCGTCACCGGTCGCTACACGCGCGATCTCTGGATCTACGTCCCGCGCCAGTACGTGAACGGCACCGACGCGCCGTTCATGGTGATCCAGGACGGCGGCGGCTACGTCGCCGACGTCACCGCCGCCCTCGACACGCTGATCCATCAGGGCCGACTCCCGCACGTCGTCGGCATCTTCATCAATCCGGGCCCGGGCGACGGCCCGGGGAGCGAGCGAGGCCTCGAGTACGATCGCGTGTCCGATCACTACACGCGCTTCATCGAGACCGAGGTCCTGCCGCTGATCCCGATGCGCCCCGACATCCGCGCGGACTACCCGGATCTACGCCTCACGAGCGACCCCGAAGGTCGCGCGACGATGGGCGGCAGCTCGGGCGGCGCGTGCGCCTTCACGATGGCGTGGTTCCATCCCGAGCTCTATCGACGCGTGCTCACGTACTCGGGCACGTTCGTCGCGCAGCACCGCGACGACGAGCACCCGCGCGGCGCGTGGGAGTACCACGAGCACATGATCCGCGACGAAGCGGTGAAGCCGATCCGCGTGTTCCTGCAGGTCGGCGAGAACGATCTGCGTTTCGGGAGCGACGGACTGCACGACTGGATGGACGCGAACCGCCGCATGTCCGACGTGCTCGAGGAGCGTGGCTACCACTACCGCTTCCTCTGGTCGGAGGACGCGGGGCACGTCGATCGACGCGTGGTGCGGCAGACGCTCCCCGAGACGCTGCTCTGGCTGTGGCGCGGCTATCCGATCCCCGGCGTGCCCGCCGACTGA